The Scophthalmus maximus strain ysfricsl-2021 chromosome 7, ASM2237912v1, whole genome shotgun sequence genome includes a window with the following:
- the mical3a gene encoding protein-methionine sulfoxide oxidase mical3a isoform X19: MGDGGAGATGGNGANRSHVLFDSFVQASTCKGTLKAFQELCDHTEVRPTEHRVFYHKLKSKLNYWKAKALWAKLDKRASHKEYKKGRACANSKCLIIGAGPCGLRTAIELAFLGARVVLLEKRDAFSRNNVLHLWPFTIQDLRGLGAKKFYGKFCAGAIDHISIRQLQLMLLKVALLLGIEIHVNVEFKGLIEPPGDQETERIGWRAEVHPRTHPVNELEFDVIIGADGRRNTLPGFGRKEFRGKLAIAITANFINRHTSAEAKVEEISGVAFIFNQKFFQDLREATGIDLENIVYYKDDTHYFVMTAKKQSLLEKGVILHDYADTEMLLSRANVDQAALLSYAREAADFSTSQQLPTLDFAINHYGQPDVAMFDFTCMYASENAAMVRQRNGHQLLVALVGDSLLEPFWPMGTGIARGFLAAMDSGWMVKSWAQGKTPLEVLAERESIYRLLPQTTTENISKNFNQYCVDPTTRYPNISLNFLKPSQVRHLIDTGESREMRIEIENVINSSTPKLARNENCLLDKQSQESIARSSKLLNWCQRQTEGYRNVKVTDLTMSWKSGLALCALIHRYRPDLIDFDSLDERDQEKNNQLGFDVAEKEFCISPCMTGKEMSSVVEPDKLSMVMYLSQFYEMFKDTVPPGDKQNMSPEEKAALIASTKSPISFLSKLGQSIAISRKRNPKDKKEKDVDGLGKRRKTSQSEDEELSRASRDDRPCVPALQSERKMDCAAVGNHNKVKVMATQLLAKFEENAPAQHSGLKRQGDSLPNLDRLLPPSPPRPSVKEPVRLAPVPAWRKRRTQQQEQLSIRYKEMIKCQTLPGKGGEQARSGADPLSSSGSRSCPKKTILLPSSSSTSSLSLHSEHFSKSEEEEELEYYERPLKHGEWEPLQPTDPGPIHIPGIQERADRLVSRFKDKPDKLPKPKKKPSRFFLERWYLSRGLTESPVSSPDSCRKESAGPLHSDDPTPLYGLSIQERAEQLAAQFERKPPVGPQKKPSCLFTEQWHLARAQTPPGSPPSSSDALRQRYVRMYTGGVSSLAEQIASQLQSQEDPKPLPEKRDLGSLRKDFPVNIGGSDVCFFCRKRVYVMERLSAEGKFFHRSCFKCDYCNTTLRLSSYAFDVEDGKFYCKPHYCYRLSGYAQRKRPAPSPAPITAKENLTPQSSPSAVDAPGRAMAAAAPSSELQPSVPEVNGLQEPSLAKRLRGTPERIELENYRLSLQREEELEEVPEETLAEHNLSSVLDKATDADLGSSSSESDMEEEDEQEDQDLDQDQEEEEAEDQQLASPSDLGGVPWKEAVELHAKLRGDPGDEDDEEGEGEGEHDALGDAASRNGELDEEEEEEEEEDEDDEESSDEGDYCPWDKELQSGLWLEKYLTDEEDVGTFKARNLPLQQVLQPVDPQAIPGLVRTHRDPEGDKDGRPASASQLSHPSELTQPSSAAPAHTSARHEAVRVWLESMSGEPCEDEDLEAEANSPDMEPGTEMDQDDIPSDAEAESRLHQSEDAGALPEEDKKSESVGVSSGVEPSSISPMQKDVVLSPLEPPPEPETQILLVKSPGTRFFSDPFIPEETTAERTAPSPAARSPLCPSPVPSPPAAAAAAASPVNVSAASPPSSPTRSPVASPLKPAIKSPVRSPVRSPVSPPIRSQPTPLPETRTPISPVYPHRSICPLTGNPLSPICAQPLPCHEPSSPLTSDSPVRTQPVPAVTSTPMGQTDRGTPEPSKSIDSSTEEAKKTDIIEEFWQKSAEIRKSLGLTPLDRSSKIFEKSVVKEAPSQDPTPVKAPGVSEEQKPAFTGRAVIRRLNITLEGQVITPVAPAELKSNGSDKRDLSSSSGLGLNGSMATSQTANSDSYTMSDSTMLTPPSSPPPPVPANQSPAVFRQQRHQVSWSNGTERLPPERVKEPQKSRTPVPAPRTQLSPASQPKPAPRKVPSPQAAAEAAPEVAPDAAHEAAPVVVMRVKKKPRSEEVRKSFVETVEEIPFADDVEETYDERTPETSMNRYYTPPTSKPSRVKPPLHLALAMENGKPNIPASKAQRATQFSPEAKEIAEERIRAREKSVKSQALKEAMAKQLNRMKESDIDKGASPKVAWSATPDAAGKSKKPAASPKSSAVKALEKKTETLPERFFSSNKSLDSSVASSDGSSAGKSKKRSSLFSPRKNKKEKKAKNDGSRLSGADETPPKHKSLWKAVFSGYKKDKKKKDDKSCPSTPSSSSTTQDSGKKGTSPTGKSSDLKSRRNLSFSEDSDLSCDDVLERSSQKSKADKTYTEEELNAKLTRRVQKAARRQAKQEELKRLHRAQIIQRQLEQVEEKQRQLEERGVAVEKALRGEAGMGKKDDPKLMQEWFKLVQEKNALVRYESELMIFARELELEDRQSRLQQELRERMAVEDHLKTDKELAQERQILNEMLEVVEQRDALVALLEEQRLREKEEDKDLEGVMLSKGFNLNWV; the protein is encoded by the exons ATGGGGGATGGAGGTGCTGGTGCCACCGGAGGAAACGGGGCGAATCGGTCCCACGTCCTGTTCGACAGCTTCGTCCAGGCGTCCACGTGCAAGGGCACGCTCAAGGCCTTCCAGGAGCTGTGCGACCACACAGAGGTCAGGCCCACGGAGCACCGGGTCTTCTATCACAAGCTCAAGTCCAAGCTCAACTACTGGAAGGCCAAGGCGCTCTGGGCCAAGCTGGACAAGAGGGCCAGCCACAAGGAGTACAAGAAGGGTCGCGCCTGTGCCAACTCAAAG TGTCTGATCATCGGTGCGGGGCCATGCGGCTTACGTACCGCCATCGAGCTGGCCTTCCTGGGGGCCAGAGTGGTGCTGCTGGAGAAGAGAGACGCCTTCTCCAGGAACAACGTGCTGCACCTCTGGCCCTTCACCATCCAGGACCTCAGGGGCCTCGGGGCCAAGAAGTTCTACGGGAAGTTCTGTGCCGGTGCCATCGATCATATCA GTATTCGTCAGCTCCAGCTGATGCTGCTCAAAGTGGCTCTCCTCCTGGGCATTGAGATCCATGTCAACGTAGAGTTCAAGGGTCTCATTGAGCCCCCCGGCGATCAAGAAACTGAAA GGATAGGCTGGAGGGCTGAGGTCCACCCCAGGACGCACCCTGTCAACGAGCTGGAGTTCGATGTCATCATCGGAGCAGACGGAAGGAGAAATACCTTACCAG GGTTTGGGCGTAAGGAGTTCCGGGGCAAGCTCGCGATCGCCATCACCGCCAACTTCATCAACAGGCACACGTCGGCGGAGGCAAAGGTTGAAGAGATCAGCGGTGTGGCCTTCATCTTCAACCAGAAGTTCTTTCAAGACCTCCGAGAAGCCACAG GTATTGACCTGGAAAACATCGTTTACTACAAGGATGACACGCACTACTTTGTGATGACTGCCAAAAAGCAGAGCCTGTTGGAGAAAGGAGTCATTCTGCAT GACTATGCGGACACAGAGATGCTGCTTTCCCGAGCTAACGTAGACCAGGCCGCCCTGCTCTCTTACGCCCGAGAGGCTGCGGATTTCTCCACCAGCCAACAGCTGCCCACACTGGACTTTGCCATCAACCACTACGGCCAGCCGGATGTGGCCATGTTCGACTTCACCTGCATGTACGCCTCGGAGAACGCCGCCATGGTGCGCCAGCGCAACGGCCACCAGCTGCTGGTGGCGCTGGTGGGCGACAGCCTGTTGGAG CCCTTCTGGCCCATGGGCACCGGCATCGCCCGAGGTTTCCTGGCGGCCATGGACTCAGGCTGGATGGTGAAGAGCTGGGCTCAAGGAAAAACCCCACTGGAGGTGCTGGCTGAGAG GGAGAGTATCTACCGCCTGCTGCCCCAGACCACAACGGAAAACATCAGCAAGAACTTCAATCAGTACTGCGTGGATCCGACCACGCGCTACCCCAACATAAGCCTTAACTTCCTTAAGCCCAGCCAG GTTCGGCATCTCATCGACACGGGGGAGTCGAGGGAAATGCGCATAGAAATAGAGAACGTTATCAACTCGTCGACGCCCAAGTTGGCCAGGAATG AAAATTGCCTGCTTGACAAGCAGTCGCAAG AATCCATCGCTCGATCTAGTAAGCTGCTCAACTGGTGCCAGAGACAAACGGAGGGATACAGGAATGTTAAAGTCACAGACCTCACCATGTCCTGGAAGAGCGGTCTGGCCCTGTGTGCCCTCATCCACCGGTATAGACCGGATCTCAT TGACTTTGACTCGCTGGACGAGCGCGACCAGGAAAAGAACAACCAGTTGGGCTTCGACGTGGCGGAGAAGGAGTTTTGCATATCGCCCTGCATGACTGGCAAGGAGATGTCTTCCGTGGTGGAGCCAGACAAACTCTCCATGGTCATGTACCTCAGCCAGTTTTATGAGATGTTCAAGGACACAGTGCCACCCGGAG ATAAGCAAAACATGAGTCCGGAGGAGAAGGCAGCACTGATAGCCAGCACCAAGTCTCCCATCTCGTTCCTCAGCAAACTGGGTCAGAGCATAGCGATATCCAGGAAACGGAATCCAAAG gacaaaaaagagaaggatgTGGACGGTTtggggaagagaaggaaaaccAGTCAGTCTGAAGAT gaGGAATTATCCAGGGCCAGTCGTGACGACAGGCCGTGCGTCCCCGCTCTCCAGTCTGAGAGAAAAATGGACTGTGCCGCTGTGGGGAACCACAACAAAGTCAAGGTCATGGCCACCCAGCTGCTCGCCAAGTTCGAGGAGAACGCCCCTGCCCAGCACTCAGGACTCAAACGACAG GGGGACTCGCTGCCCAATCTGGACCGCCTTttgcccccctccccgccccggCCCTCTGTGAAAGAGCCGGTGCGCCTGGCACCTGTTCCCGCCTGGAGAAAG AGacgcacacagcagcaggagcagctgagcATTCGCTACAAAGAAATGATCAAGTGTCAGACGCTGCCCGGTAAAGGGGGGGAGCAG GCCAGAAGTGGCGCGGACCCACTGTCCAGCTCGGGCTCTCGGAGTTGCCCAAAGAAAACCATTCtgctcccttcttcctcctccacttcctcgctctctcttcacTCAGAG CATTTCAGcaaaagtgaggaggaagaggagcttgAATACTACGAAAGGCCTCTGAAACACGGG GAGTGGGAGCCTCTGCAGCCGACAGACCCGGGACCCATTCACATACCTGGTATACAGGAGAGGGCCGACCGCCTGGTGTCACGGTTTAAGGACAAACCTGACAAGCTGCCGAAG CCCAAGAAAAAGCCGTCCCGCTTCTTTTTAGAGCGGTGGTACTTGTCCCGAGGCCTAACAGAGAGTCCAGTATCCTCTCCTGACTCCTGTAGAAAG GAGTCAGCAGGGCCCCTGCACTCTGACGACCCAACGCCCTTATATGGGCTTAGTATTCAGGAGAGGGCCGAGCAACTTGCCGCTCAGTTTGAGCGCAAGCCGCCAGTTGGACCACAG AAAAAACCCTCTTGTTTATTTACGGAACAATGGCACCTGGCCCGAGCCCAGACTCCGCCCGGCTCGCCCCCCTCGTCCTCTGACGCCCTCCGACAG CGCTATGTAAGGATGTACACGGGGGGAGTTAGCTCACTGGCTGAGCAGATAGCCAGTCAGCTTCAGTCTCAGGAAGACCCCAAGCCCCTGCCTGAAAAGAGGGATTTG GGCTCCCTGAGAAAGGATTTCCCGGTCAACATCGGCGGCAGCGACGTCTGCTTCTTCTGTCGAAAGCGCGTGTACGTGATGGAGAGGCTGAGCGCCGAGGGGAAGTTCTTCCACCGCAGCTGCTTCAAGTGCGACTACTGCAACACCACACTGCGACTGTCCTCTTATGCCTTCGACGTGGAGGACG GGAAATTTTACTGCAAGCCGCACTACTGTTACCGACTGTCTGGCTACGCCCAGAGAAAGAGGCCTGCTCCCTCCCCTGCTCCAATCACAGCGAAG GAGAACCTGACGCCCCAGTCCTCCCCATCGGCCGTAGACGCCCCAGGAAGGGCGATGGCAGCGGCGGCCCCCTCGTCCGAGCTCCAGCCCTCAG TGCCGGAGGTCAACGGACTGCAGGAGCCGAGCCTGGCCAAGCGCCTGCGTGGCACTCCGGAGCGCATCGAGCTGGAGAACTACCGCCTGTcgctgcagagggaggaggagctggaggaggtgccCGAGGAGACGCTGGCCGAGCACAACCTCAGCAGTGTGCTGGACAAGGCCACAGACGCCGACCTGGGCTCCAG TAGCTCAGAGtcagacatggaggaggaggatgagcaggaggaccaggacctggatcaggatcaggaggaggaggaggcggaagacCAACAGCTTGCCAGCCCCTCGGACCTCGGCGGCGTTCCCTGGAAGGAGGCGGTGGAGCTCCACGCCAAGCTGAGGGGCGACCCCGGCGACGAAGAcgacgaggagggagagggagagggggagcaCGATGCTCTGGGCGACGCGGCCAGCAGGAACGGCGAAttagatgaagaagaagaggaggaggaggaggaggatgaagatgacgaggagTCGAGCGATG AGGGGGATTACTGCCCCTGGGACAAAGAGCTCCAGTCCGGCCTCTGGCTGGAGAAGTACCTCACAGACGAAGAGGATGTTGGTACATTTAaag CCAGGAACCTGCCGCTCCAACAGGTCCTGCAGCCGGTGGATCCCCAGGCCATTCCAGGTCTGGTGCGAACACACCGCGACCCTGAGGGAGACAAGGATGGCCGGCCGGCCTCGGCCTCCCAACTCTCCCATCCCTCTGAGCTCACACAGCCCTCCTCCGCAG CACCTGCCCACACATCCGCCCGACACGAGGCAGTGAGAGTCTGGTTGGAGTCCATGTCTGGAG AACCGTGTGAGGACGAAGACCTGGAGGCAGAAGCCAACAGCCCAGATATGGAGCCCGGAACAGAGATGGACCAGG ACGACATCCCTTCAGACGCAGAAGCCGAGTCTCGTCTGCACCAGTCGGAGGACGCTGGAGCACTTCCTGAAGAAGACAAGAAATCTGAGAGTGTGGGAGTGTCCTCCGGCGTTG AACCCTCCAGCATCAGCCCGATGCAGAAGGATGTTGTCCTCTCACCTCTCGAACCGCCACCAGAGcctgagacacag aTACTTCTTGTGAAGTCGCCCGGCACTCGCTTTTTCTCGGATCCGTTCATACCCGAGGAAACGACGGCCGAGAGGACAGCTCCTTCCCCGGCTGCCAGGAGCCCGCTGTGCCCTTCGCCcgtcccttctcctcctgctgctgccgctgctgccgcttcTCCCGTCAATGTCTCTGCCGCATCGCCTCCCAGTTCGCCCACCAGATCGCCTGTCGCCTCCCCACTCAAGCCTGCAATCAAGTCCCCCGTCAGATCCCCCGTCAGGTCTCCCGTTAGCCCACCGATCCGCTCCCAGCCCACCCCCCTACCGGAGACGCGCACTCCTATATCTCCCGTCTACCCTCACCGCTCCATTTGCCCTCTCACGGGTAACCCCCTCTCCCCAATCTGTGCGCAGCCGTTGCCTTGTCACGAACCGTCGTCGCCGCTCACCTCGGATTCTCCCGTCAGAACTCAGCCTGTCCCCGCGGTCACCTCCACGCCCATGGGCCAGACTGACAGGGGCACGCCGGAGCCCTCAAAGTCTATAGATTCCTCGACGGAGGAAGCTAAGAAGACCGATATCATCGAGGAATTTTGGCAAAAGAGCGCCGAGATAAGGAAAAGCCTCGGCCTGACTCCTTTGGATCGCAGTAGCAAAATCTTCGAAAAGAGCGTCGTTAAGGAGGCTCCGTCGCAGGACCCCACCCCTGTCAAGGCACCAGGTGTGTCAGAGGAGCAGAAGCCTGCCTTTACTGGCCGCGCTGTCATTCGCAGGCTCAACATCACTCTCGAGGGTCAGGTAATTACGCCCGTTGCCCCTGCCGAGCTCAAGAGTAATGGCTCTGATAAGAGGGacctcagcagcagctctggctTGGGGTTGAACGGCAGCATGGCCACGAGTCAGACGGCGAACAGCGACAGCTACACCATGTCCGACTCCACGATGCTCACCCCGCCCTCCAGCCCGCCGCCACCCGTGCCTGCAAATCAGTCTCCAGCCGTGTTCAGGCAGCAGAGACACCAGGTGTCCTGGAGCAACGGAACAGAAAGACTTCCACCGGAGCGCGTCAAAGAGCCACAAAAATCCAGGACTCCTGTTCCCGCGCCGCGGACCCAGCTGAGCCCCGCGTCTCAGCCCAAGCCTGCGCCCAGGAAAGTGCCATCGCCCCAGGCAGCTGCGGAAGCGGCTCCCGAAGTGGCTCCCGATGCGGCTCATGAAGCAGCTCCAGTGGTCGTCATGAGGGTGAAGAAGAAGCCCCGGtcggaggaggtgaggaagtcGTTTgtggagacggtggaggagATTCCGTTTGCCGATGACGTGGAGGAGACGTACGACGAGCGGACGCCGGAAACGAGCATGAACAGGTATTACACTCCACCCACCAGCAAGCCCAGCAGAGTGAAACCTCCTCTGCATCTGGCGCTGGCAATGGAGAACGGTAAACCCAACATCCCGGCTTCTAAGGCACAGAGGGCGACTCAATTCTCTCCAGAGGCCAAGGAGATCGCCGAGGAGAGAATCCGGGCCAGAGAAAAGTCTGTCAAGAGCCAGGCGCTGAAGGAGGCCATGGCCAAGCAGCTGAACAGAATGAAAGAATCCGACATTGACAAGGGCGCCTCGCCCAAAGTGGCCTGGAGCGCAACGCCGGACGCCGcgggaaaaagtaaaaagccgGCCGCATCACCGAAGTCGTCGGCCGTGAAAGCCCTCGAGAAGAAGACGGAGACTCTGCCCGAGCGCTTCTTCAGCAGCAACAAGAGCCTGGACAGCTCAGTGGCCTCGTCCGACGGCTCCTCCGCCGGCAAGAGCAAGAAGCGCAGCTCGCTCTTCTCGCCGCGCAAGAataagaaggagaaaaaggccAAGAACGACGGCAGCAGGCTCTCCGGCGCCGACGAGACGCCGCCCAAGCACAAGTCGCTGTGGAAGGCAGTGTTCTCCGGCTacaagaaggacaagaagaagaaggacgacAAATCGTGTCCGAGCACGCcgtccagcagctccaccacTCAGGACTCTGGCAAGAAGGGAACATCGCCAACCGGGAAATCATCAG ATTTGAAATCCCGCAGAAACTTGAGCTTCTCCGAGGACTCTGACCTGTCGTGCGACGACGTCCTCGAGCGATCCTCCCAGAAGTCGAAGGCAGAT AAAACCTACACGGAGGAAGAGCTGAACGCCAAGC